The genome window CTTGCAAAGAGGAAGGCACCAATAAGGGCTGTAATTTGAACAACTATATAAAGTATTATGAGCTCCTTCTGTTCAAATCCCAGCGTAACAGCAGCATAAATACCTGAGAAGGTGATAACAGTATTGATTCCATCAATATAAAGAAAGTAGGCGATCAGAAATCTTCTTAAAGCACTTTCAGTCCAGAGTTCTCTGAATGTTCTCAGTATATAGTTCATGCCTTTACGGGCAGAATGGAAAAATCTTTCCTTCCTCTCATCAGCAGGCATATTTATAAATAAAGGTATGGAGAAAATAAAAAAGAAAAGAGAAACCGATATCCATGTAAGGTCATAATGACCCCTCTGGACCAGATAAAGACCTATGAGAAGAGAGATAATAGAACCCAGGTAACCTATAGCATATCCCCATGATGAGACCCTGCCAAGATATTCTTTCGGACTTATCAATGGCAGAAAGGAATTATAAAATACCACAGCGCTCTCCATTGCTACATTGGCAACAAGGATGAGAAAGAATCCTTTAAGAATATCTCCACTTTTAAGAGTAGACAGAACAGCCACAGCAGTAATACATAAAGCCACCGATATAAAAAGACTTCTCTTCCTTAAGCCTGAATAATCAGCTATTCCACCAAGTAAGGGAGAAAGGAGTGCAACAATGAGCATGCTTGATGAGATAGCCCTTCCCCACCACAGTTCACCAAGACCCGGGGAATCACCCACTATGACTGTTACATAATATACAGGAAATATAACAGAGGAAATTACAGCT of Thermodesulfovibrionales bacterium contains these proteins:
- a CDS encoding MFS transporter; amino-acid sequence: MKNLDKKRIFSWCLFDFANSSYSAVISSVIFPVYYVTVIVGDSPGLGELWWGRAISSSMLIVALLSPLLGGIADYSGLRKRSLFISVALCITAVAVLSTLKSGDILKGFFLILVANVAMESAVVFYNSFLPLISPKEYLGRVSSWGYAIGYLGSIISLLIGLYLVQRGHYDLTWISVSLFFFIFSIPLFINMPADERKERFFHSARKGMNYILRTFRELWTESALRRFLIAYFLYIDGINTVITFSGIYAAVTLGFEQKELIILYIVVQITALIGAFLFARAVDSWGPRDVILISLVLWITVSVGAFFVATRSGFFVLASIAGIGLGTVQASSRALFSRFVPREKESEYFGVYSMVGKSSAILGPLLFGEISGLTGSQRPAILTVTIFFIAGFLLMLGIRKR